The DNA segment ccgcaaggtagattcttaaccactggaccaccagggaagcccctgtacttGAAGTTTTCATTGGAGCTACCTAAAACATGATAAAAGTGATCTCAGCAAAAGGGGGAAGGAGCAGTGAGTGTACGGCCTGCCTTCCACCAAAGAGAGCCTGCTGGGTTTGCACAGACCCCTTTCCGTTTCTGAACCACACTTGCCTCTTTCTCCACCTACAAACCACACATCTcttaaattctccaagcaatctttCTGGTACTTACTTCCATGGAAGTAGAATTTCTGGGCAAAAGATTCTGTGCAATCTTTCCATGTGAATATCAGAAGAAGGTGAACATTTTGTTTGAGGTTATGGTTCtggaaattcagaattaaatatgTTTCAGCTCACATTGGCCAAACGTGCTGTACCTGGCCTCAGCCTCCTGTGTTTTAGTTGGCTCACTGGTGTCATTAAGGTCCTGGGATCCCTCTAGCCCCTCAACTACTGCATCCACCTCCTATGGCATGGCAAGAAAAGGCTCTCTGGTACCATTAAGGTCCCTGTTGATTGCAGATCCTGTGATCTTGCTGGTGCCTTGACTTACTGCAGCTTCCTAAGTCCTTACCTAAGATTTGTTGGCATAAAGTTCAaccaggaaaaatagaaaacaaaacctgTTTTAGTGTGTCTCTtgatatttggttttgtttttacatttgcaagggcaaaacagagaaaatgaagcaaaaggtACTTTCAAACATATATGGTTAACTGATTTAGAATTACTGATTCAAAGAGtgtctgtaaaaataaaatgtgacttcCACTCCCAGCTTTAAGAGGAACAGTATCTGAACTTCCTCACCTGGCACTGGTAAttagaaagctgaacaaaataCTGGAAACAACTGCTTCCTAGAGTGAAGATGGATACACAAACCCATCTGAAGACTCCTGGCTGTCTGCCTTCAGGCAATTTCCATGCTGCAGGTACAGGGAGGGGAACCCAGATGCAGCCCAGCAAAGCCTTGATGTGAGAACACAGGTGAGCCAGGGAGGTGCAGAAGGTGATATGTGCAGGGCAGGGCATCGAAAAGAGAGAGCTACTCAGACAGAAAGAATGATCCCAAGTGCCTAATGAGCCCACTGAGTCTCTGTCATCTGATCACACACAGGTGAAATTCCACAAGGTTGGGCAGGAACAACTTTTGAGGAAAGAATTATTAGTGGAGACCTATGCATtgagtgggactggatgccatgatcttagttttctgaatgttgagctttaagccaactttttcactctcctctttcactttcatcaagaggctctttagttcctcttcactttctgccataagggtggtgtcatctgaatatccgaggttattgatatttctcctggcaatcttgattccagcttgtgcttcttccagcccagcatttctcatgatgtactctgcatataaattaaataagcagggtgacaatatacagccttgatgtactccttttcctatttgcaaccagtctgttgttccatgtccagttttaactgttgcttcctacaggtttctcaagaggcaggtcaggtggtctggtattcccatctctttcagaattttccacagtttgttgtgatccacacagtcaaaggctttggcatagtcaataaagcagaaatagatgtttttttctggaactctcttgcttttttgatgatccagaagatgttggcaatttgatctctggttcctctgccttttctaaaatcacgtcaaatatctggaagttcaaggttcacatattgctgaagcgtggcttggagaattttgaacattgctttactagtgtgtgagatgtgtacaattgtgtggcagtttgaacattctttggcattgcctttcttagggattggaatgagaactgaccttttccagtcctgtggccactgctgagttttccaaatttgctgacatattggtgcagcactttcacagcatcatctttcaggatttgaaatagctcaacaaatagatggggaaacagtggaaacagtggctgaccttattttggggggttcccaaatcactgcagatggtgattgcagccacgaaattaaaagatgcttactccttggaaggaaagtatgaccaatctagacagcatattaaaaagcagagacagtccCACCCCCCTTCCTGCCCAGGGCGTGGAGCTCGGGCCAGGTGAGGGCTGGGGTGGTTGGTTACCGCCTTTTGCACCGGCGGcggcgaggaggaggagggggggtgggtgggcgctctttcttttttttttccttcggaGAGGTTTTAGCACAGGTTTTCCCCTCGTTCTCACGGCCGCCCCACCTTGCCGCCTCCCGaccccccttctccccctccccacccatcaTCATGACGGCGTCTCCGGATTACTTGGTGGTGCTCTTCGGAATCACGGCTGGGGCCACCGGGGCCAAGCTGGGCTCGGACGAGAAGGAGCTGATCCTGCTCTTATGGAAAGTCGTGGATCTGGCCAACAAGAAGGTGGGACAGTTGCACGAAGTACTAGTTAGACCGGATCACTTGGACCTGACGGAGGACTGCAAAGAAGAAACGAAGCTCGACGCCGAGAGCCTGTCCTCGGCGCCGCAGCTGGACCAAGCGCTCCGACAGTTTAACCAGTCAGTGAGCAATGAACTGAATATTGGGGTAGGAACCTCCTTCTGTCTCTGTACCGACGGGCAGCTTCATGTCAGGCAAATTCTGCATCCTGAGGCTTCTAAGAAGAATGTATTATTGCCTGAATGCTTCTATTCCTTTTTTGATCTTCGAAAAGAATTCAAGAAGTGTTGCCCTGGTTCACCTGATATTGATAAACTGGATGTTGCAGCAATGATAGAGGGTTTAAATTTTGAGAAGAATAGTTCAGTCTCCCGGTATGGAGCATCTCAAGTTGAAGATATGGGAAATATAATCTTAGCAATGATTTCAGACCCTTATAATCACAGGTTTTCAGATCCAGAGAGAGTAAATTACAAATTTGAAAGTGGCACTTGCAGCAAGATGGAACTTATTGATGACAACACAGTAGTCAGGGCACGAGGTTTACCATGGCAGTCTTTGGATCAAGATATTGCAAGATTCTTCAAAGGACTCAATATTGCCAAGGGCGGTGCAGCACTTTGTCTGAATGCCCAGGGTCAGAGGAACGGAGAAGCCCTGGTTAGGTTTGTGAGTGAGGAGCACAGAGACCTAGCTCTGCAGAGACACAAGCACCACATGGGGAGCCGGTACATTGAGGTTTACAAAGCAACAGGTGAAGATTTTCTTAAAATTGCTGGTGGTACATCCAATGAGGTGGCCCAGTTTCTCTCCAAGGAAAACCAAGTCATTGTCCGCATGCGGGGGCTCCCCTTCACGGCCACGGCTGATGAAGTGGTGGCCTTCTTTGGACAGCATTGCCCCATCACTGGGGGGAAGGAAGGCATCCTCTTTGTTACCTACCCGGATGGTAGGCCCACAGGGGATGCTTTTGTCCTCTTTGCTTGCGAGGAATACGCACAGAACGCACTGAGGAAGCATAAAGACTTGTTGGGTAAAAGATACATCGAACTCTTCAGGAGCACAGCAGCTGAAGTTCAGCAGGTGCTGAATCGATTCTCCTCGGCTCCTCTCATTCCACTTCCAACCCCTCCCATTATTCCAGTACTACCTCAGCAGTTTGTGCCCCCTACAAACATTAGAGACTGTATACGCCTTCGAGGTCTTCCCTATGTAGCCACAACTGAGGATATCCTTGACTTCCTGGGGGAGTTTTCCACCGATATCCGAACTCATGGGGTCCACATGGTATTGAACCATCAGGGCCGCCCATCGGGAGATGCCTTTATCCAGATGAAGTCTGCGGACAGAGCATTTATGGCTGCACAGAAGTGTCATAAAAAAACCATGAAGGACAGATATGTTGAAGTCTTTCAGTGTTCAGCTGAGGAGATGAACTTTGTGTTAATGGGGGGCACTTTAAATCGAAATGGCTTATCCCCACCGCCATGTAAGTTACCAtgcctgtcccctccctcctacACATTTCCAGCTCCCGCAGCAGTTATTCCTACTGAAGCTGCCATTTACCAGCCCTCAGTGCTCCTGAACCCACGAGCGCTGCAGCCCTCCACAGCGTACTACCCCGCGGGCACCCAGCTCTTCATGAACTACACGGCGTACTACCCCAGCCCCCCAGGTTCGCCCAATAGTCTTGGCTACTTCCCTACAGCTGCTAATCTTAGCGGTGTCCCTCCACAGCCTGGCACGGTGGTCAGAATGCAGGGCCTGGCCTACAATACTGGAGTTAAGGAAATTCTTAACTTCTTCCAAGGTTACCAGTGTTTGAAAGATGTATGGGAATCCTGAAACCTTCAGACATAAGACAACTTCCAGCAACTTCAGGAGAAGTTTGTCTACACTCAGGCTGCAGTATTTTCAGCAAACATCATTGGACGGTGGGCGAATGCCCTATCTTTTGGTGGAATGAAAAATTTGAGCCAGTGAAGCCAAATTCTCATTGCAAGCAGCATGCTTGGCTCCTTGCTCACTGCAAACAGgcatttaaaatgtgaatttgaaATCGGGTGTCTCCACTACTACCAGCTAATATGGCATCATAGGTGTTTCCTAAGTTTTAagtcttgggggaaaaaatactCCACTGACATCTACCATCTCCACCAGGAACTCTTTTATGGAAGCTCCATTTTTGTGTGTTCCCACTCTTCTTCCCATCTTCTGCACAATCATGTGCTCTTCTGAAGTAAGAATAAGGTGTTGGAGTATGTAAGTCCCAGACTTACAGCAAGAAATGGCTCTTGGCCATCACAATGTCTTACAGTTAAAAGCCaccaaaaactatttttaaaacaccTTGGAAAAGTGAGAAGAAATGGCACACCCATCACAAAACATACATAGTTTAaaagttgcattttttttctcagtgggTATCAGttgtaaataaaaatgaactaggggccaaaatataaaaccaaaaatgaaGCAGCTATGTGTAGTTATTAATTTCTAGTTTGAACTGTGACTGAATACTGTGGCTTcgtatgtattattttatactgTACTTTCCCCGTTATTGATGCTTCGGACTTTAATAAGAAATTCCATAGTTTTTAATATCACAAATGAGAATATTTGAACAATGTATTCTAGAAAGCAATATACTAACTGAAGTGAATGCTTGTATATAATAAGATAGCCTTAATCCTTTTTCTCTAATGCCTTAACTGTCgaataattaaaacttttaaaaagcctAGGGTTATAGTCAGCATGCTAGACTGAGAGGTGAACACTGATGTGATGAGAACAGGTGCTGCTGTCGGTGTGTGGCACTGTGGCTTAGCTGTGTTTATGCTCCAGAAGTGCAATATTAGACACTAGCTACGTAGTACTGCTGCCTCGTGTAACTCCAAAGAGAAAAACCGAATTTGATTAACCAAGTGCACATGTTCCTTTAAGTTCCTCTTAATGTCCTTAGCTTGAATGCAATGCCATACAGATTTATGTGGctgctatttttatttactttgcatTATTTTGATTAATACCTTAAATGGAAAGCCAAACAGTCCCTCTTCACTGACCAGTAATGTCCATTTAACTGCagtaggaaaaataagaaaaaccatGTTGTGTGAAAATTGGGGATAACTGGCACTTAAGATCATAAAAATAGTTCTTTATACTTGGCTGCCTTAAGATGCTGTTTGCCCAGAGCTCTGAAAGACTTTAAGATAGGCAGGAATACTACAATACTACTGAATTTTTGTAGAATTGTTACATTTGATAATAAAACTTGCCTGtttaatctcaaaaaaaaaataaaaataaaaagcagagacagtactttgccaacaaaagtccttctagttaaagctatggtttttccagtagtcatgtatggatgtgagagttggactatacagagagcttagcacaaaagaattgatgcttttgaactgtggtgttggagaagattcttgagagtcccttggactgcaaggagatccaaccagtccatcctaaaggagatcagtccttggtgttcattggaaggactgatgttgaagctgaaactccaatattttggccacctgatgtgaagagctgactcatttgaaaagcccctgatgctgggagagattgagggcaggaggagaaggggatgacagaggatgagatggttggatggcatcaccaactcaatggtcatgaatttgagcaagttccgggagtcagtgatggacagagaggcctggcgtgctgcagtccatggggtcacaaagagtcagacacgactgagtgactgaactgaactgagtttgtaTTTGGGCCAGGCCTTTTGCAGGGCTAAAATTTCCAGTTTCTGAGAATGTAGCCAAGGGGTGAGTCTGAGAGAGGCGCTCGCGATGTACCAGAGCTCAGTCTTAGACTATCTGCCATAGAATGGGGTACTGAGAGTCAGCAGCTGACAGAAAGGCGTCCCTTTTGTCCCAGTGATCTCCCCATGTGACTAATGCATGAAAATGGCCGACCGACCCAACAGTCACGCCTGACAGTGAGAGGTGACCCCTAAGAACCGTGCAGCTAGGGCACCTGTGACCTGGGCAGAGATAGATTTCATACTTTTCACAAGTGCACGGGGAACATTCTCCAAAATTGACCATATGTTAGGCCAGAAAATAAGTCAACTCTAAATAGACTCAAATCATACAAAGGAACTTTTTCCTGTCACAAAGCAATGAAACGAAAAATCAATAGTAGAAGGAAAAGTGGGTAAATCCACAAGTATGTGAAGATTAAACACACTCTTAAATAACCAGTAagctaaaaaataattaaaaaaaggaacttAGAAAATACCTGGAGACAAATCAAACTATAAACAGAACATACCAGCACATATGGGATTCTGCAAAAACATCACCAACAATGAAATGTAAAGCTGTGAATGCATACATTAGAAAGAAAGCTCAATAAGCAACCTATCTTTACCCTAGGCAGAAAAGGGAGAGCAGACCAAACTCAAAGCTGGAAGAAGGAGTGAAAATAGTAAAGATTAGCTctcaaataaatattcagaagaggaaaaccaaagaaatcaattttaaacaaaagttACTTCAAATAGGTCAACAAAAGTAACAAATCTTTAGCTATATTGACTAAGAAAAAAGACAACTAAAATCAGTAACAAAGAGGAAACGTAACTGCTGATAAGACAAAACAGAACAGTAAGGGAGAgctctgagcagctgagcactGTGAGATGGGATAGTCTGGAGAAATTCTGTTATTTCAGTCTCAGTCTGTGATATTCTATTCTGGCAACCCTAGCAAACTAGCATAGCTTTATCCTCTTTCTTGCaaataaaagttatgaaaatGATGCCAAAACTCACAAAGTATATAAAGTAtccaaaaggaggaaaaaagaaaaggatgaacTACCTAGGGTGTTGAGaaaaatctttttgtttcttaccacagttaaaataaaaatgtcaaaaccaCTAGAAAAAActcatgaatagacattttagaGAAGCCAAACAACAACCATGGTAAAATAAccagaaagtcattcagttggtaaaaacagtaaaataatatagtaaaataaaaagagtaaaatgcattttattctttggaggtttttaaaaattcgaTTTATTGAAAATTCCAAAGAGGTTATAATACAGGCACATGATTCAAGATACTGAAAATACACTTTGCCTTAATCTGTGCCTCCTGTCATTTAGCCTGTGTGTCCAGGGCCATCTGCCTCCACAGGTAGTATTTTGTTTCTTACGGATCCTTCTAGAGTTCCTTATAAgcaaacatgaaaatatatttctctttcatGCCCTAATTCAAAACATACATAGTGGTATATTAAGCATGGTGTTTTGTAcatgttgcttttatttatttgacaatgCCTTGGAAATTGTCCTCTATCAGGACATAATTTCCTGCAGAGCTGTGCACTGAATGGATGATGTACTATTTAATACACTTTGCCCATCCACAGTGGGATGAACACTGATATGCAGCACTCTGTTTATATTACGAACAAGGCTGCAATGGAGAACTGTGACCTGTGCTATTCTGCTGCTAGCAAATGTGTAGGATATATTTCCAAAGGATTTGTAACCTGGAATATTTGTAACAGAAAGAGCATTTGATAAGATGCTACCAGTAAGATCCTTCTGAGCCAGCAATGAGCCTTTCTCTTTAAACTGCAACTTCTCCATCCCACCACTCCCCCACCTGTGTTTAAAACTGCTTTCCAATGTTTTCTAACCTTCAGAAACCCTCTACAGTCTGTTCTATCATCAGCACTGCCCTTTATTCTCGGTGCATTTACAACCTCACCAGGTACGTACCTGTTGTCTCCACTCTTCTCTGGGTCCATCATGCTCAACTCACTCCATTAGAGCTGGAGCCAACGTGGCCAGATAACTCCTTGAGTGTAGAGAAATGGGTCATGGATGATCtgaaccagggagcctggtgcccaggagagagggagggtcCGTAAGGGGTGTAACTGCAGAGAAGGAAAGTATATTAGGTTTTATCCATGGTAATTATTCAGGTGAAGATTCTACAGAGCCCAGACACGGGAGCAGGAGTCTCGGTTGGAGATACATAGTTGGGAATTTGTCCCCAAATATCACAGCTAAAATGGGAGGCGGGGACTCCAAAGGGAACAGCATGTGAGTGAGTCTGCTGTGAACCTGCTGTGAGTGCCAGGGAGAGACACACACGGGCAAGGATGcagcagagaggcaggaaggcagCAGCAGGCATTCCAAAAGGAAGGGAGCGTCATGGCAATAAGGACATGTCACAGAAGCATGTGCCACAGAAGGGTGGCGGTAAATGGAAAAGGGATCAGAAGTCATTCATAAGTCCTGGCAAGTTGTTTCATGAGAGACTAAGGGCAAAATCAGACCACAGTATACAATGAAAGACAGATAAAATTTGGCAGGTAAAACCCACTCATGTTCAAATTGAGATTTTGTTAAAATGCTCTTTTAAGGAACATAGAAATACAATCTCAGATGGGAGGACGATGACGTTTAGGTGATGGCTGACAGAATGACTCCCTGCCTAAAAAGACATCCCTCCCTCCTGCCGGCAACAGTTCTGTGCAGCGTTGGGCAGAGAGCCCATGACACCAGTGGGCAGATGTAATAGGAGACACGTGTGGAGAAGGGTGGTGACTGCAGGTCTTCAGGAAAGAGGGGGTTCCTGCAGACTACATGTGCCAGTGTGCAGATAACATCAAGGGGGAGCTATTTGGAACACTTAAcctgaaaaaaattacttaaactgaattttaaattggcACCATGTAAAGtgcaatggcttccctggtggttcgggtcgtaaagaatctgcctgcaatgccagaggcacgggtttgatccttgggtcaggaagatcccctggagaagaaaatggcaacccactccagtattcttgcctggagaattccatgcacagagaagcctggcaggctacagtcatgggaaaGCATGGTAGGAATAATCCCAGCAACGTGAGGAAGTGTGCTGTGTGCTGGGTAGCCACCTTTTCACCTGGACAAAGCCTGCCAGGTTTGGTTTAACCCTTTTTGTCTCAGAACTTTTCTTGTATTTTAGtgtctttctcttttataattaaaagtcacattcctTAACCTTTCCAAGCAGTTTTCCCGGTGGCTTTCTCCCTTGGAAGTAGGACTTCTAGGCATGGGTTCTATGTATCTTTTCTACATAAACTTTATGAAaatcccaacttttttttttttgaggcaacaGTTCTGCAAACTgtagaaataaattcattttggTTCATACTGGCCAAGACTACTGGCCAAGACTACAAAAATTGCTCTTCAGTCTCCTGAGTTTAAAATAGGCTCTCTGGTACCATCAAGGTTCCTGCTGATCTCAGATCCTATGATCTTGCTGGTGCCTTGACTTACTGCATGCACTCTGTCTGACTGCCAGGGACCTGTGTCATCCATCTGTGTGGGGACGGGGCATCAGTGTTCTGTATTTATGTGAGAAGTGTTCAGAGCAGGATCAAATCCTGGGATCAGGGACTGGCAGCACTGAGCTAGCACTGACTCCGCCCCTCTTCTCCCCGCCCCTCTtctccccgcccctcctcccccagcccctccttcccTTCACCACGTTTGC comes from the Bos taurus isolate L1 Dominette 01449 registration number 42190680 breed Hereford chromosome 2, ARS-UCD2.0, whole genome shotgun sequence genome and includes:
- the LOC788414 gene encoding epithelial splicing regulatory protein 1, whose translation is MTASPDYLVVLFGITAGATGAKLGSDEKELILLLWKVVDLANKKVGQLHEVLVRPDHLDLTEDCKEETKLDAESLSSAPQLDQALRQFNQSVSNELNIGVGTSFCLCTDGQLHVRQILHPEASKKNVLLPECFYSFFDLRKEFKKCCPGSPDIDKLDVAAMIEGLNFEKNSSVSRYGASQVEDMGNIILAMISDPYNHRFSDPERVNYKFESGTCSKMELIDDNTVVRARGLPWQSLDQDIARFFKGLNIAKGGAALCLNAQGQRNGEALVRFVSEEHRDLALQRHKHHMGSRYIEVYKATGEDFLKIAGGTSNEVAQFLSKENQVIVRMRGLPFTATADEVVAFFGQHCPITGGKEGILFVTYPDGRPTGDAFVLFACEEYAQNALRKHKDLLGKRYIELFRSTAAEVQQVLNRFSSAPLIPLPTPPIIPVLPQQFVPPTNIRDCIRLRGLPYVATTEDILDFLGEFSTDIRTHGVHMVLNHQGRPSGDAFIQMKSADRAFMAAQKCHKKTMKDRYVEVFQCSAEEMNFVLMGGTLNRNGLSPPPCKLPCLSPPSYTFPAPAAVIPTEAAIYQPSVLLNPRALQPSTAYYPAGTQLFMNYTAYYPSPPGSPNSLGYFPTAANLSGVPPQPGTVVRMQGLAYNTGVKEILNFFQGYQCLKDVWES